One genomic segment of Amycolatopsis sp. WQ 127309 includes these proteins:
- the mihF gene encoding integration host factor, actinobacterial type, with amino-acid sequence MALPTLTPEQRADALAKAAEARKARSELLASIKSGKESIEKVLKQAKENKTIGKTKVTQLLKAVPGLGAVKVAALLEQAGIDPDRRAAGLGERQREALIDALK; translated from the coding sequence TTGGCTCTGCCTACGTTGACTCCGGAGCAGCGCGCCGATGCACTCGCCAAGGCGGCCGAGGCTCGCAAGGCGCGTTCGGAGCTGCTCGCGTCGATCAAGTCCGGCAAGGAGAGCATCGAAAAGGTGCTCAAGCAGGCCAAGGAGAACAAGACGATCGGGAAGACGAAGGTCACCCAGCTGCTGAAGGCCGTTCCCGGCCTCGGCGCGGTGAAGGTCGCCGCCCTGCTCGAGCAGGCCGGCATCGACCCGGACCGGCGCGCCGCCGGCCTGGGCGAGCGCCAGCGCGAGGCGCTCATCGACGCGCTCAAGTAG
- a CDS encoding long-chain fatty acid--CoA ligase — protein sequence MLSTMQDGQLSLANLLRHGTSVHSASEVVTWTGSEARRETYGELGRNAARLANALRSLGITGDQRVGTFMWNNAEHLAAYLAVPAMGAVLHTLNIRLFPEQLVFVANHAEDQVVIVDGTLVPLLAKQLPEFKTVRHVIVANGDASALEAPAGVEVHSYADLLAAQPDTFDWPEIDERSAAAMCYTSGTTGDPKGVVYSHRSIWLHSMQVCMSDSMNLAQHDKALAIVPMFHAMAWGLPYAALMVGATLVMPDRFLQPAPIAALLAEVKPTFAGAVPTVWQGLLAHLEAHPQDISHLREVVVGGSAVPPSLMHAFQERHNVPILHAWGMTETSPLGSVARPPASATGDEAWRYRYTQGRFPASVRARLIGDSGEVLPWDNEAVGELEVQGPWIAGQYYGGQDIDPDKFHDGWLRTGDVGKVSSDGFLTLTDRAKDVIKSGGEWISSVDLENQVMGHPAVAEAAVVGIPDEKWDERPLVAVVLKEGQTATPEELREFLSDKVAKWQLPENWTFVDEVPKTSVGKFDKKRIRASYSEGKLDISQL from the coding sequence ATGTTGAGCACCATGCAGGACGGCCAGCTGTCGCTGGCGAACCTGCTCCGCCACGGCACGTCGGTGCACTCGGCGAGCGAAGTCGTCACCTGGACCGGTTCAGAAGCCCGGCGCGAGACCTACGGCGAGCTGGGCCGCAACGCCGCCCGCCTCGCGAACGCGCTCCGGAGCCTCGGCATCACCGGCGACCAGCGCGTCGGCACGTTCATGTGGAACAACGCCGAGCACCTGGCCGCCTACCTGGCCGTCCCGGCCATGGGCGCCGTGCTGCACACCCTGAACATCCGCCTGTTCCCCGAGCAGCTGGTCTTCGTGGCCAACCACGCCGAGGACCAGGTCGTCATCGTCGACGGCACGCTGGTGCCGCTGCTGGCCAAGCAGCTGCCGGAGTTCAAGACCGTCCGGCACGTCATCGTGGCCAACGGCGACGCGTCGGCGCTCGAAGCCCCGGCCGGCGTCGAGGTGCACTCCTACGCCGACCTGCTGGCCGCACAGCCGGACACCTTCGACTGGCCGGAGATCGACGAGCGCTCCGCGGCCGCGATGTGTTACACGTCGGGCACCACGGGTGACCCCAAGGGCGTCGTCTACTCGCACCGGTCGATCTGGCTGCACTCGATGCAGGTCTGCATGAGCGACAGCATGAACCTCGCCCAGCACGACAAGGCGCTGGCCATCGTGCCGATGTTCCACGCGATGGCGTGGGGCCTGCCCTACGCGGCGCTGATGGTCGGCGCGACGCTCGTCATGCCGGACCGGTTCCTCCAGCCCGCCCCGATCGCCGCGCTGCTGGCCGAGGTCAAGCCCACGTTCGCCGGCGCGGTCCCGACCGTCTGGCAAGGCCTGCTCGCCCACCTCGAAGCGCACCCCCAGGACATCTCGCACCTGCGTGAGGTCGTGGTCGGCGGCTCGGCCGTGCCGCCGTCGCTGATGCACGCGTTCCAGGAGCGCCACAACGTGCCGATCCTGCACGCCTGGGGCATGACCGAGACGTCGCCGCTGGGCAGCGTCGCGCGGCCGCCGGCGTCGGCGACCGGCGACGAGGCCTGGCGCTACCGCTACACGCAGGGCCGCTTCCCGGCGTCCGTGCGCGCCCGGCTCATCGGCGACTCGGGCGAGGTGCTGCCCTGGGACAACGAGGCCGTCGGCGAGCTGGAGGTCCAGGGCCCGTGGATCGCCGGGCAGTACTACGGCGGGCAGGACATCGACCCCGACAAGTTCCACGACGGCTGGCTGCGCACGGGTGACGTCGGCAAGGTGAGCTCGGACGGCTTCCTGACGCTGACCGACCGCGCCAAGGACGTCATCAAGTCCGGCGGCGAGTGGATCTCGTCGGTCGACCTGGAGAACCAGGTCATGGGCCACCCGGCGGTGGCCGAGGCCGCGGTCGTCGGCATCCCGGACGAGAAGTGGGACGAGCGGCCGCTGGTCGCCGTCGTGCTCAAGGAAGGCCAGACCGCCACGCCCGAGGAGCTGCGCGAGTTCCTCAGCGACAAGGTCGCGAAGTGGCAGCTGCCGGAAAACTGGACCTTCGTGGACGAAGTGCCCAAGACGAGCGTCGGCAAGTTCGACAAGAAGCGGATCCGCGCGTCCTACTCCGAGGGAAAGCTCGACATCTCACAGCTCTAA
- a CDS encoding ABC transporter substrate-binding protein, with protein sequence MRNRRSFLALAGVGALVAACGSNTGRQGDPPASTAYSAGPPPSDAPKVGLQQWYHAYGEDGVQEAVKRYAASYPGAAVTVQWNPGDYDSKIVTALQNSKVPDVFEAQVKIDWVRQNQVVALDDVIGPVKGDFSPAVLAAQTVEGKVYGIPQATDTQVLFYRKSLLQAAGVQPPQTVDELIDAASKLTKDGVKGFFAGNDGGVGVLTGPLLWSAGLDYLKNGNREVGFDDPRAATALAKLHTLNTNGSLLLGAPADWSDPGAFIDGLTAMQWTGLWNVPKIRDAFDDDFGVLPFPKLDGSGAPSVPVGAYGAMVNAKSAHVAEAKAFVKWLWVDQTQDQLEFATKFGFHVPARQSLIDRADSLKSGPAADAARFVKENSHLVGGPVWTQQANTALSDAAAKIAKEGADPAAQVKTAVGVAQAELKRLFG encoded by the coding sequence ATGCGGAACAGACGTAGTTTTCTCGCGCTCGCGGGGGTCGGAGCGCTCGTCGCGGCGTGCGGGTCCAACACCGGGCGGCAGGGCGACCCGCCCGCGTCGACGGCGTACTCGGCGGGACCGCCGCCGTCCGACGCCCCGAAGGTCGGCCTGCAGCAGTGGTACCACGCGTACGGCGAGGACGGCGTCCAGGAAGCCGTCAAGCGGTACGCCGCGAGCTACCCCGGCGCCGCCGTCACGGTGCAGTGGAACCCCGGCGACTACGACTCGAAGATCGTCACCGCACTGCAGAACAGCAAGGTGCCGGACGTCTTCGAGGCGCAGGTGAAGATCGACTGGGTGCGGCAGAACCAGGTCGTCGCGCTCGACGACGTCATCGGGCCGGTGAAGGGCGACTTCAGCCCGGCCGTGCTGGCCGCGCAGACCGTCGAGGGCAAGGTCTACGGCATCCCGCAGGCCACCGACACGCAGGTGCTCTTCTACCGCAAGAGCCTCCTGCAGGCCGCCGGCGTGCAGCCGCCGCAGACCGTCGACGAGCTGATCGACGCGGCGTCGAAGCTCACGAAGGACGGCGTGAAGGGCTTCTTCGCGGGCAACGACGGCGGCGTCGGCGTGCTCACCGGCCCGCTGCTGTGGTCGGCTGGCCTCGACTACCTGAAGAACGGCAACCGCGAGGTCGGCTTCGACGACCCGCGTGCCGCGACCGCGCTGGCCAAGCTGCACACGCTCAACACCAACGGCTCGCTGCTGCTCGGCGCGCCCGCCGACTGGTCGGACCCGGGCGCGTTCATCGACGGGCTGACCGCGATGCAGTGGACCGGGCTGTGGAACGTACCGAAGATCCGCGACGCGTTCGACGACGACTTCGGCGTGCTGCCGTTCCCCAAGCTCGACGGCAGCGGCGCGCCGTCGGTGCCGGTCGGCGCGTACGGCGCGATGGTCAACGCCAAGAGCGCGCACGTCGCCGAGGCGAAGGCGTTCGTCAAGTGGCTGTGGGTCGACCAGACGCAGGACCAGCTGGAGTTCGCGACGAAGTTCGGCTTCCACGTCCCGGCGCGCCAGAGCCTGATCGACCGCGCGGACAGCCTCAAGTCCGGTCCGGCCGCCGACGCCGCTCGCTTCGTCAAGGAGAACAGTCACCTGGTCGGCGGTCCGGTGTGGACACAGCAGGCGAACACGGCGCTGTCCGACGCGGCCGCGAAGATCGCGAAGGAGGGAGCGGACCCCGCCGCGCAGGTCAAGACGGCCGTCGGGGTCGCGCAGGCCGAACTCAAGCGCCTGTTCGGATGA
- a CDS encoding carbohydrate ABC transporter permease, giving the protein MKRRDARAFWLFVGPFLLGLAVFAYLPIGWSAYLSFFDARNTVTPTRFVGLDNYGHMLTDEPFLSSLGTFSVFALFIVPLTFVLSLALALGVNQLRFARAFFRSVFFLPFACSYVVASLIWKTSLFSGVRYGLANTVLSLFGADPVAWTGTVHPPLYWIVLVTARLWLQLGFYMILFIAALQRIPVHLYEAAWLDGAKPGWQVFRYVTLPQLRATAVAVLLLNLINAYQAFDEFYNIMGDARGYPPFARPPLVYLYYTSLGSGGQDLGRGSAGAVILALIIALVTLLQGRVLRFGRAT; this is encoded by the coding sequence ATGAAGCGGCGCGATGCGCGCGCGTTCTGGCTGTTCGTCGGGCCGTTCCTGCTGGGGCTGGCGGTGTTCGCGTACCTGCCGATCGGCTGGAGCGCGTACCTCTCGTTCTTCGACGCGCGCAACACCGTCACGCCGACGCGGTTCGTCGGGCTGGACAACTACGGGCACATGCTCACCGACGAGCCGTTCCTGTCCAGCCTCGGCACGTTCAGCGTGTTCGCGCTGTTCATCGTGCCGCTGACGTTCGTCCTGTCGCTGGCGCTCGCGCTCGGCGTCAACCAGTTGCGGTTCGCGCGCGCGTTCTTCCGGTCGGTGTTCTTCCTGCCGTTCGCGTGCTCGTACGTCGTGGCGTCGCTGATCTGGAAGACGTCGCTGTTCTCCGGCGTCCGGTACGGCCTGGCGAACACGGTGCTGTCGTTGTTCGGCGCCGACCCGGTGGCCTGGACGGGCACGGTCCACCCGCCGTTGTACTGGATCGTGCTGGTGACGGCGCGGCTGTGGCTGCAGCTCGGGTTCTACATGATCCTGTTCATCGCGGCGCTGCAGCGGATCCCGGTCCACCTGTACGAAGCGGCGTGGCTCGACGGCGCGAAGCCGGGCTGGCAGGTGTTCCGGTACGTCACGCTGCCCCAGCTGCGCGCGACGGCCGTGGCGGTGCTGCTGCTGAACCTGATCAACGCGTACCAGGCGTTCGACGAGTTCTACAACATCATGGGCGACGCCCGCGGCTACCCGCCGTTCGCGCGGCCACCGTTGGTCTACCTGTACTACACGTCCCTGGGCTCGGGCGGCCAGGACCTGGGCCGCGGCAGCGCGGGCGCGGTGATCCTGGCGCTGATCATCGCTCTGGTGACGCTGCTGCAGGGCCGCGTCCTGCGGTTCGGACGTGCGACATGA
- a CDS encoding carbohydrate ABC transporter permease — translation MRAFLRWTALIIAAVLFLLPFYLLLRNGLASRAEITAPQWTFFPSTVHWENFSKLFASDDVPFARSLLNSAIVAVLQTAGLLVLCSLAGYGLARIPYRHSGIVFYAVLGTLMIPTSVTFVPSFVVVSTLGWLSDFRGLVIPGLFSAFSVFLFRQYFLDFPRELEEAGRVDGLTRWGVFWRIVVPNSRGFFAAIAVITVIGSWNAFLWPLIIAQSPDSWTVQVALSGLLTAQNPQLNLLFLAAAVSILPIVLLFAFLQRYLVQGVTESGLKG, via the coding sequence ATGAGGGCGTTCCTCCGCTGGACGGCGCTGATCATCGCGGCCGTGCTGTTCCTGCTGCCGTTCTACCTGCTGCTGCGCAACGGCCTGGCCTCGCGCGCGGAGATCACCGCTCCACAGTGGACGTTCTTCCCGTCCACAGTGCACTGGGAGAACTTCTCGAAGCTCTTCGCTTCGGACGACGTCCCCTTCGCGAGGAGCTTGCTGAACTCGGCGATCGTGGCGGTCCTGCAGACGGCCGGCCTGCTGGTGCTGTGTTCCCTGGCGGGCTACGGCCTGGCACGCATCCCGTACCGGCATTCCGGGATCGTGTTCTACGCGGTGCTGGGGACGCTGATGATCCCGACGTCGGTGACGTTCGTGCCGAGCTTCGTGGTGGTCTCGACGCTCGGCTGGCTGTCGGACTTCCGCGGCCTGGTGATCCCGGGCTTGTTCAGCGCGTTCAGCGTCTTCCTGTTCCGGCAGTACTTCCTGGACTTCCCCCGCGAACTGGAGGAGGCGGGCCGGGTGGACGGCCTCACCCGCTGGGGCGTGTTCTGGCGCATCGTGGTCCCGAATTCACGCGGCTTCTTCGCGGCGATCGCGGTGATCACGGTGATCGGCAGCTGGAACGCGTTCCTGTGGCCGCTGATCATCGCCCAGTCGCCGGATTCGTGGACGGTCCAGGTGGCACTGTCGGGCCTGCTGACGGCGCAGAACCCCCAGCTGAACCTGCTGTTCCTGGCGGCGGCGGTGTCGATCCTGCCGATCGTGCTGCTGTTCGCGTTCCTGCAGCGGTACCTGGTGCAGGGGGTGACGGAGTCGGGCTTGAAGGGCTGA
- a CDS encoding DUF4190 domain-containing protein translates to MTDFDSYQQPGPAEPAWQQYPPSMPTPAPPAAMQPYYGTQPYPVQPYAAQAYLSQPYPAQPYLAQPYAMAAYPMLRTSGMAVAGMVIGILALIAFWVPFADLLLGFLAIGLSWAGIVQGGRPGYTGKGMAIAGLICGIIGVIPALIVMLFFFGLFAAAGACGIAC, encoded by the coding sequence GTGACCGATTTCGACTCCTACCAGCAGCCCGGCCCGGCCGAGCCGGCGTGGCAGCAGTACCCGCCGTCCATGCCGACACCGGCCCCGCCTGCGGCGATGCAGCCTTACTACGGGACGCAGCCGTACCCGGTCCAGCCCTACGCGGCGCAGGCCTACCTGTCGCAGCCCTACCCAGCCCAGCCCTACCTCGCTCAGCCCTACGCGATGGCGGCGTACCCGATGCTGCGCACGAGCGGCATGGCGGTGGCGGGCATGGTCATCGGCATCCTGGCGCTGATCGCCTTCTGGGTCCCGTTCGCGGACCTGCTGCTCGGTTTCCTGGCGATCGGCCTGTCGTGGGCCGGCATCGTCCAGGGCGGCCGGCCCGGCTACACCGGCAAGGGCATGGCGATCGCGGGCCTGATCTGCGGAATCATCGGCGTGATCCCGGCGCTGATCGTGATGCTGTTCTTCTTCGGCCTGTTCGCCGCCGCCGGCGCGTGCGGCATCGCCTGCTGA
- a CDS encoding TIGR03767 family metallophosphoesterase, whose translation MAELTRRTFATAGAAGLGLLLCTPTANALDRALRLTATRSVSTAGTTLEQVATGGGTATYSRLSAGPGWPLVVRGDLAAPQAGRDDRRRALSAFVQFTDLHITDTESPARFEYLHPYIGSAHRPQEALGTVATSALVERVNSVRQGPFTGRPFDLMVTTGDNTDNHELIELDWFLKLLNGGSITPNSGDASAYEGVQNSGNSTFWNPATPGADAYSAKGFPQLPGLLEAGIGTFTAPGLDVPWFCTFGNHDDSIVGSLPAQIPGIDAWYTSKYKVIGKDESTAKKLAAAIKKPGSSVPVAELFGGGGTIREITPDARRRPFSTGEFVRAHLDTANTGPGPVGHGFGADNADGKAVYYTFRIAPGITGISLDTTTDAGFADGSIGLAQYSWVESTLKRGSSAYYDFFGRRVTHSVTDELFLLFSHHTSGSMGNLLPDSRHLLDPRLDGNAFVALLKRFPNVLAWVNGHTHRNQITAHAGGTPKQSFWEINTASHVDFPQQARIVEVADNADGTLSLFTTLIEAEAPYAVDYDARTPQALASLYRELSYNDIHVDLGRVGSDADHNTELLLVNPLS comes from the coding sequence ATGGCCGAACTCACGCGGCGCACCTTCGCCACCGCCGGCGCCGCCGGTCTCGGGCTGCTGCTCTGCACGCCCACCGCGAACGCGCTCGACCGCGCGCTGCGGCTCACCGCCACCCGCTCCGTCAGCACCGCCGGGACGACCCTCGAGCAGGTCGCGACCGGCGGCGGCACCGCGACCTACTCCCGGCTGAGCGCCGGCCCCGGCTGGCCGCTCGTCGTCCGCGGCGATCTCGCCGCCCCGCAGGCCGGGCGCGACGACCGGCGCCGCGCGCTCAGCGCGTTCGTGCAGTTCACCGACCTGCACATCACCGACACCGAGAGCCCCGCGCGCTTCGAGTACCTGCACCCCTACATCGGCTCCGCGCACCGGCCGCAGGAAGCGCTGGGGACCGTCGCGACCAGCGCGCTCGTCGAACGCGTCAACAGCGTGCGGCAGGGCCCGTTCACCGGACGGCCGTTCGACCTCATGGTCACCACCGGCGACAACACCGACAACCACGAGCTGATCGAGCTCGACTGGTTCCTCAAGCTGCTCAACGGCGGCAGCATCACGCCGAACTCCGGCGACGCGAGCGCGTACGAGGGCGTCCAGAACTCCGGCAACAGCACGTTCTGGAACCCGGCCACCCCAGGCGCCGACGCCTACTCCGCCAAGGGTTTCCCGCAGCTGCCCGGCCTGCTCGAAGCGGGCATCGGGACGTTCACCGCGCCGGGCCTCGACGTCCCGTGGTTCTGCACCTTCGGCAACCACGACGACAGCATCGTCGGGTCGCTGCCGGCCCAGATCCCCGGCATCGACGCCTGGTACACCAGCAAGTACAAGGTGATCGGCAAGGACGAGAGCACCGCGAAGAAGCTCGCCGCGGCCATCAAGAAGCCGGGCTCGAGCGTGCCGGTCGCCGAGCTGTTCGGCGGCGGGGGCACGATCCGCGAGATCACGCCGGACGCGCGTCGCCGCCCGTTCAGCACCGGCGAGTTCGTCCGCGCACACCTGGACACGGCCAACACCGGCCCCGGCCCGGTCGGGCACGGCTTCGGCGCCGACAACGCCGACGGCAAGGCCGTTTACTACACGTTCCGGATCGCGCCGGGCATCACGGGCATCAGCCTCGACACGACGACCGACGCCGGGTTCGCCGACGGCTCGATCGGCCTCGCGCAGTACAGCTGGGTCGAGTCGACGCTCAAGCGCGGCAGCTCGGCGTACTACGACTTCTTCGGCCGCAGGGTCACCCACAGCGTCACCGACGAGCTGTTCCTGCTGTTCAGCCACCACACCAGCGGCTCGATGGGCAACCTGCTGCCGGACTCGCGCCACCTGCTCGACCCGCGCCTCGACGGCAACGCGTTCGTCGCGCTGCTCAAGCGCTTCCCGAACGTGCTGGCCTGGGTCAACGGCCACACGCACCGCAACCAGATCACCGCCCACGCCGGCGGCACGCCGAAGCAGAGCTTCTGGGAGATCAACACCGCGTCACACGTCGACTTCCCGCAGCAGGCCCGCATCGTCGAGGTAGCGGACAACGCGGACGGCACGTTGTCGCTGTTCACAACGCTGATCGAGGCGGAGGCACCGTACGCCGTGGATTACGACGCCCGGACCCCGCAAGCGCTTGCGTCCCTCTACCGCGAGCTGTCGTACAACGACATCCACGTCGACCTGGGCCGCGTCGGCTCGGACGCGGACCACAACACGGAACTGCTGCTCGTCAACCCGCTGAGCTGA
- a CDS encoding PaaI family thioesterase: MTDPEGTQLFHRSMPFSERLGVEVCEHGPALVRSRLKWDESLCTLGGALHGGALMALADSTGAVCAFLNLPEGAQGTTTVESKTNFLRAVRSGYATASSRPLHAGRKFVVVETEIHDDDGKLVAKVTQTQAVL, encoded by the coding sequence ATGACCGATCCCGAGGGCACGCAGCTCTTCCACCGCTCCATGCCGTTCTCCGAACGCCTCGGCGTCGAGGTGTGCGAGCACGGGCCCGCGCTCGTGCGCAGCCGGCTGAAGTGGGACGAGAGCCTCTGCACGCTCGGCGGCGCGCTGCACGGCGGCGCGCTCATGGCGCTGGCCGACTCGACCGGCGCCGTGTGCGCGTTCCTCAACCTGCCCGAGGGCGCGCAGGGCACGACGACCGTCGAGTCGAAGACGAACTTCCTGCGCGCGGTGCGTTCGGGCTACGCCACTGCGTCGTCCAGACCACTGCACGCGGGCCGCAAGTTCGTCGTGGTGGAGACGGAGATCCACGACGACGACGGCAAGTTGGTCGCGAAAGTGACACAGACCCAAGCCGTCCTCTAG
- a CDS encoding peptidase C39 family protein — translation MRVRSLFSLLSVVMLTAVTAQVAEAAPGRPGDDESIDYHEWAGGRLHEGSFAGLALTRDGLRITRPIGTVEHTEPELGTTKTYEYGQWTSPSYRQGFGATQLVSSWNAQTPAKTWLQVEAQGRTAAGAETGWYVMGRWASGDADVLRTSVDGQDDANALVDVDTLVTKAGVTLKSYKLRISLYREAGSHATPSVTSLGAMTSAVPSRFDVQPTKPGRASGIELKVPAYAQNLHKGQFPQYGGGGEAWCSPTSTEMVAEYWGKKPSAAEMSWIPSDYVDPSVAFAARYTYDHAYDGTGNWPFNTAYAASRGLRGHITRLHSLNELENYIVRGIPVITSQSFLADELDGAGYGTAGHIMVVVGFTKDGDVIVNDPASSSNDRVRNVYKRDQFEKIWQRTQRYRADGTVAGGPGGIAYIITPA, via the coding sequence ATGCGGGTACGCAGTTTGTTCTCCCTATTGTCCGTTGTGATGCTGACGGCGGTGACGGCGCAGGTCGCCGAGGCCGCGCCCGGCCGGCCGGGCGACGACGAGTCGATCGACTACCACGAGTGGGCCGGCGGCCGCCTGCACGAGGGCAGCTTCGCCGGGCTCGCACTGACCCGCGACGGCCTGCGCATCACCCGCCCGATCGGCACGGTCGAGCACACCGAGCCCGAGCTGGGCACGACGAAGACGTACGAATACGGCCAGTGGACGTCCCCGTCGTACCGCCAGGGCTTCGGCGCGACGCAGCTGGTGTCGTCGTGGAACGCGCAGACGCCGGCGAAGACCTGGCTGCAGGTCGAGGCGCAGGGCAGGACGGCGGCGGGCGCGGAAACCGGCTGGTACGTGATGGGCCGCTGGGCCAGCGGCGACGCCGACGTCCTGCGCACCAGCGTCGACGGCCAGGACGACGCGAACGCCCTGGTCGACGTCGACACGCTGGTCACGAAGGCCGGGGTCACGCTCAAGTCATACAAGCTGCGGATCAGCCTCTACCGCGAGGCGGGCTCGCACGCGACACCGTCGGTGACGTCGCTGGGCGCGATGACCTCGGCGGTGCCGAGCCGCTTCGACGTCCAGCCGACGAAGCCGGGCCGCGCGAGCGGGATCGAGCTGAAGGTGCCGGCCTACGCGCAGAACCTCCACAAGGGACAGTTCCCGCAGTACGGCGGGGGCGGCGAGGCGTGGTGCAGCCCGACGTCGACGGAGATGGTGGCCGAGTACTGGGGCAAGAAGCCGTCGGCGGCGGAGATGTCGTGGATCCCGTCGGACTACGTCGACCCGTCGGTGGCGTTCGCGGCGCGCTACACCTACGACCACGCCTACGACGGCACGGGCAACTGGCCGTTCAACACGGCTTACGCGGCGTCACGCGGGCTGCGCGGGCACATCACCCGGCTGCACTCGCTGAACGAGCTGGAGAACTACATCGTCCGCGGCATCCCGGTGATCACGTCCCAGTCGTTCCTGGCCGACGAGCTCGACGGCGCGGGCTACGGCACGGCGGGCCACATCATGGTGGTGGTCGGCTTCACCAAGGACGGCGACGTGATCGTCAACGACCCGGCGTCCAGCAGCAACGACCGGGTGCGCAACGTCTACAAGCGGGACCAGTTCGAGAAGATCTGGCAGCGCACGCAGCGCTACCGCGCGGACGGAACCGTAGCGGGCGGCCCGGGCGGGATCGCGTACATCATCACGCCGGCCTAA
- the fdxA gene encoding ferredoxin — MAFVIGLACVDFKDRACVDECPLDCIYEGYRSLYIHPTECFECGACEAVCPVGAVSYVEDPLSALDEHARDNGRFFTEILPGRDAPLGSPNGADRIGPLYADTMMVTALPPQSPPERRLPTPREGGGCGCPDEGPRDPS, encoded by the coding sequence ATGGCGTTTGTGATCGGCCTTGCCTGCGTCGACTTCAAGGACCGCGCGTGCGTCGACGAATGTCCCCTGGACTGCATCTACGAGGGCTACCGGAGCCTCTACATCCATCCGACCGAGTGCTTCGAGTGCGGCGCCTGTGAGGCGGTCTGCCCGGTGGGGGCGGTCTCGTACGTGGAAGACCCCTTGTCCGCCCTCGACGAGCACGCCCGGGACAACGGCCGGTTCTTCACCGAGATCCTTCCCGGGCGCGACGCGCCACTCGGTTCGCCGAACGGCGCGGACCGGATCGGCCCGCTGTACGCGGACACGATGATGGTCACGGCGCTGCCGCCGCAGAGCCCGCCTGAGCGACGGCTGCCGACGCCCCGGGAGGGTGGCGGCTGCGGTTGTCCCGACGAGGGGCCGCGCGACCCGAGCTGA